One segment of Anastrepha obliqua isolate idAnaObli1 chromosome 3, idAnaObli1_1.0, whole genome shotgun sequence DNA contains the following:
- the LOC129242238 gene encoding kinesin-related protein 10-like translates to MEWEQLTLNIRELKEKFDKSYKCVSQNRSIQKDTLNKHAKILVETFNDARILVHDNRRIINKTNWSKISKLLIKLRSNLYNVKEKYQLDIFIPTVLNSPLTLHGEEDQKSVETDLDSDPESNEETDIKENDLKDLTIPAQITLSEEDNEIEQEEGLNSSTSSADTEEYIMTDVNAQRAYIKYISNTIPEFNGQKIHLQRFVTALKLINLTKGTFEEIAVEVIKSKIVGSTLYKVQNETTINAIIKKLQDTIVGETSDVVKAKLSKTMQKGKTAEKFTTEIDNLRKLLEASYIDEGLSAEHADKFSTKEAINAMVKNCEHGKLKTILEAGNFKTMDEAVTKYIQCSTEMTGNPNSILLAQRGRGNYNNRNNYRGRGNGRGNGRGYYNNNNYNNNNRNNGQNNNYQYNNYRGNNRGNNRVNHRGNNHQNGGYNQNSNNNVRVTQNASGNSQQPLDTQQ, encoded by the coding sequence ATGGAATGGGAGCAACTAACCCTAAATATCCGtgaactaaaagaaaaatttgataaatcttacaaATGTGTAAGCCAGAATAGGTCAATACAAAAGGATACTTTAAATAAACATGCGAAAATTCTTGTAGAAACATTTAATGATGCAAGAATATTAGTGCATGATAATAgacgtataataaataaaactaactggtcaaaaatatcaaaattgttGATCAAATTACGTTCAAATTTATATAACGTCAAAGAAAAGTATCAGCTAGATATTTTCATTCCAACAGTGTTAAATTCACCATTAACACTACATGGAGAAGAAGATCAGAAATCAGTTGAAACAGATTTAGATTCAGATCCTGAATCAAACGAAGAAACTGACATAAAAGAAaacgacctaaaagatcttacAATTCCTGCACAAATCACTTTATCTGAAGAAGATAATGAGATAGAACAGGAAGAAGGATTGAATTCTAGCACAAGCTCAGCAGACACAGAAGAATACATCATGACAGATGTAAACGCCCAAAGGGCATACATAAAGTACATATCGAATACCATTCCAGAATTCAATGGACAGAAAATACATCTTCAAAGATTTGTAACAGCCTTGAAGTTAATAAATCTGACAAAAGGCACATTCGAAGAAATAGCTGTTGAGGTCATTAAGTCAAAAATTGTTGGCTCAACTCTATACAAAGTCCAAAATGAAACGACAATTAAtgcaataatcaaaaaattgcaAGATACTATAGTCGGTGAAACATCCGACGTAGTAAAAGCCAAGTTGTCTAAAACAATGCAAAAAGGGAAAACTGCCGAAAAATTCACGACAGAAATTGACAATTTACGAAAGCTTTTGGAAGCTTCGTATATTGACGAAGGCCTATCAGCCGAACATGCTGACAAATTCAGCACTAAAGAAGCCATTAACGCAATGGTTAAAAATTGTGAACACGGAAAGTTAAAAACAATCCTCGAGGCAGgcaatttcaaaacaatggatgaaGCCGTCACAAAGTATATACAATGTAGTACCGAAATGACTGGCAATCCCAATTCAATATTGCTCGCCCAAAGGGGCCGTGGTAATTATAACAACAGGAATAATTATCGCGGTAGAGGCAATGGTAGAGGCAATGGTCGaggttattataataataataattataataacaacaaccgcAATAATGGCCAGAATAATAATTaccaatataataattatagagGTAATAATAGAGGAAACAACAGAGTCAACCATAGAGGAAATAACCACCAAAATGGAGGTTATAACCAAAACAGTAACAATAATGTAAGGGTGACCCAAAACGCTTCGGGAAACTCCCAACAGCCTTTAGATACTCagcagtaa